Genomic DNA from Maylandia zebra isolate NMK-2024a linkage group LG17, Mzebra_GT3a, whole genome shotgun sequence:
CATATTTTTGAGGGTTGTCGTTTCTAAATCCTTGAACTTTCAGATAGTTTACAAGTTTCAATGAAAATAAGACAATAAAGCCTGAACACTATAAACTACAGTGAGCCTGATTTCTTGTGTTATAGCAGACATGTCCTCAGAGCTAGAATGTCTCGCCATAACCAAAACAGACAAAGGGGTTATAAATAAGTAGCCtaaatgttataaatataaaatatcaaagtgtattagaaaataaaaagtaatcAATCAATTAATGAATTGATAAAAATCAATTCTCTTCAGCTTTTTAAGCAGCACAAGCTGTTGTGACAATCATCACTTTAAGGCTACATCCAGACGTACACTGgaatttttgaaaactgagttttccagtttttgttaaaaaaaaaaatcctgtccaCATGTCAAGTTTTGAAAAAATATCTCTGTCCacatgtaaatgcaaaaaacaaagtcaaatgCTGTCAAGAACATGCCACatcctaaccgtgtagaaatgttggccaatcagaagtctagaagcctgtttactaggggtgcaacgatattcgtatcgatattgaaccgttcgatacagtgctttcggttcggtatgcatatgtatcgaacaatacaacatttgtaatttattttatcaactttccttctgacgatgctgtctgtgttgagcgctcagtgaatctgcgttcgactactccgcctaggctgcactgtcgagcgcagatccactgagcgctcaacacagacagcatagtcagaaggaagagcgcagggcaagctagcaagacagaagttgcaacatggacctcccccaccctcattcagatctggcgtttggaattattttggttttcatgtgacgtatgaccctgaaggtaagcgagtcatggactaaagtaaaacagtatgttggatgtgccatgcaatgctcaattacatgggtgggaactagtgtgttagtacagttagctcgttaacgtgttggccgtctagccccatgcacggggcgatcggcggtagctcgttaacggagatttgccgtgttgtggcgttaaggtcatttcaacgagattaacctgaaagcactagtgggaacacaacgaatatgactgcacatttacgccgacatcatcctagtgcaaagacaagtggaagcagacaaaaaaaagcaagcatgctactaactttagccgagtcatttagacagctgttagcacatgattctccttatgctgctgagaatatagcccagaagaagcggatagtatagcttttattttggaaagagacatttctctgtaataaactctcttttccaaagatgagtgattcctcaatcagatacagggcttgcaatatcgctagcccgacgtcctggggctagcgatttttttcagacgGGCTActctgcccgtcgggctattgtaggaaggaaaaatatatgtcaatgcttttgcattctttcagaaatgtagctgggtaattatgtcattggcatcggtgagccactgtcaatatgtgacatattgaaatcgcgtttgaatttgcgcttgtttttttgctttcactttgcaatcttgcgaactgtgtatagagagcgacagcactgatctgtgagtgatgataatttgtgcaccaattcctctgacatcgtcttattaattgttagcttactatgcaaacatgacaagtgaaatctcccgcagcaagcttaaacatgtgagaggttgatcgcgcagagaatcgctgagcttatgtgagtgcgtgtgtaaaagcagcaggatttatatttcagttctgctgagccaaataagacaggtcagggtgaagaagtgacagccaaagaaaagcttaccacaaaacggagaagttatgacaaatcagactataaggcaaaaagaaagtgcagctttatggtttcatggacaaaataatttctgtggcttcaatatgatgagctaaataaccagggctgcacataagtggtccgcaggtgcgcatttgctgtcaaaataaaaaacgcgcacaagggttagggttaaatttaaaaactgtacttttgagttaaaatatatatttataattttaataaatgacaaattaaaaaggcatgaacattttttttgtatcgaaaaaatatcgaaccgtgacaccaaagtatcgaaccgaaccgtgaattttgtgtatcgttgcacccctactgttTACTTCATCATTTTCAAATGTTAATAATAAAAGACCGTATTTTGGATTTTGAAAGCATAAACAGGGTTTTGTACACTCACAAAACCTGAAGTACTTCTCaaaagttttttgtgttttttgggaAAGGCAACtaattttgtgttacttttcaaGTGCCTTCATCATTTCAAGTGTTAATAACTAAAGACAGTATTTTGGATTTTGTCTCACTGGCTCCCTTGGCCAGAGtttattcaattaaaaaaaattaaaattttgcATTAGTGTAAATGATTCATAATCATAAGTCATAGCGCTGTGAGATATGGCTGGTGTAGACTCACAACCTAGGATTGGACAAAATGCATACAGCATGCataaatttaatttgaaaaaattacatttattcaaAACCGATGTCGACATTTGCATCGGGATTTGGGTTGTTAGTGTCTGCGCTGAATGTAGAAGTCACATCCAAAGTTCAGTCGGACGCCTCtttctttctaaatggagggacagtaactgtgtgtgtatacatgagtgtgtaaaaactgcagatagtAAGATTAACAGCACAAATATTTTGTCTATGtccgccattgtagaaattccCCTCATGCAAACAGTAACATCAGCACAGCATGACCTCAAAACAGGCACACACCTTTGACATTGCGTGACTAAATCTCCTTtacctcgtccacacgtaaatgcaaaaactgagtttttgaaAATCTCAGTTTATTAGTGATCAAAAAAGCCGTGTTCTGTGTGGACGAAAGGCCCAAACACATAGaaaaagctgcgttttcaaaaatatccgtGTACATGTGGACGTAGTCTAAGACCAATACTAGCAATAGTAAGACCAAGAATAACAAGAAGTTCAATAACTAAAGTTGCAGGATTAAAATGTGTTGCAATCAGCACCACGAAAGCTGACCAGCACTGCATTGCCCAGCCTATGTTGATACAAGACACAAAATCAACAGCATTGTTATAAAAGTTTTTTCTGACTGTATTCAAAATTTATACATTCTATAGTTATTACATGCAAAGTTCCGAGATCAGTGAAGAAGGATTTACAACAGAGATGTCTAACTTCTGGAAATCATGTTCATCATCAGTGGAGTGTGGTATGGAGGTGATTAGCTTGTAGCACAGCAGCTTTTAGCCCATCCACATTTTTGGGTTGAGTGTTTCTTCCTCTTTACAGCAGCTTATAGATTTCCAGTGGGATTAACATCAGACAAGTTGGCTGGCCAATCAATAAGATAAGATGATGAGGTGGTAGTGTTGGTAATGTGGGAAGGAAGCCCAGCTGGAAATGGAAATTAACATCTCCATAAAGCGCGTGAGCCAATAGCAGTACGAAGTGCTCTGCAATCTCCTGGTAGAAAGCTGAAGTCTGGACTTGATAAACCACAGTGGACAAACCGCCACCAACACCAGCAGATGACAAGGTGACCTAAATCAGCATAGACTGCAGGAACTTCACACTGGACCTCAAAACCCTTGGATTCTGTgtctctcctctcttcctccagATTTTCAAATTGCAGTGTTTACTTTTATGTCATTTACTTTCTGATGTCGTCGCTGGTTCGGGGTGGTTTGATTAGGAATGCGACAGCTGTAACCCCTTTCCCATAGATGCATGTCTTCCCTACTTTGTGAAGCTCCCCCAAGTTTTTGAATCAACTTTTCTCAAGGCTGCGCCAAATCCCTGATGCGTGTGCACCTTTTCCTGCCACACTTTTCCCTTCCAGTCACATTTTGATTAATATGCTTAGGTACAGCACTCTGCACAAGGCCAAACTTTTCAGCAATCACATCCTGTGGCTTACACAGGGTGTGATTGCTGAAAGGTTTGGCTATCGTGATCTGGACAACTGTCAAGTCAACAGATTATAAATGATTGTGACTGTGTGCACTGAACTAGATCGAGACATCTATCTTATCCATGCTTTTTAACTATTACAATATTTAAGTAAGTGAAACTTCATttgtatagcacctttcaagatattgatcacaaagtgctgtacaaaagaaaacaaaaaaagactttaagGGCCTCCTGTTTCTGACCAGTGCGTTGCAATGCAAACCATACAAGGGAGATTTTGTTGTAGCTCGTTAGTTGAACACTCATTTCTGGATATTTTGTAACCCTCCTATCGATCAATTATCAGTGGAATCCAGGGGAAAGAACTGCGTCTACTCAACATAGATCATATGTGTTAGAGGAATGAGCAAACGAACAGCAGATTCAGATGTGAATCTGTAACTTTTAATTGCCGTGTGGTCTGCTGAAGGCAGCGGCAGAGATCAGACAGGACTCACAAAGTTTGTATGCGTGTGTGCGAAACAGACTGCCAAACAGACAGCAGGAGCAGGTGAGAGAGCGTGCAATGTGAAAGCAAGAAGAGTGCACCGAGGGGAACTTGTGCCCATTCATCTCTTCACTCAGATACCAGCAGGTACAGAGGTATGGCAGCCTTACAAGGTCAATATTTTACTTTGGCTCCTGTGCGCTAATTAAATTACAGGCAGAGTGCCTCGGGAGAGCACACACAGACGGTTATGGACCCTgtaaccccccacccccctccaaCGGTTCTTACAAGCCAAACAATTTGTAGCATGAGCTGAGATGCTGGCTTGTTTAGTCACCGCAACACGGCCGATATGAAGCAATTTCACATGTTCAGGGAGATCGGGGGAGTAGTGAGGCAAATCAAGCAGCCAGGCTGGACTTGGAGATAAGTGTGGAATATTTTTTGAAGCCCAGAGTGAAAAAGTGAAAACGGATGAGGAAAGTTTAAATTCTCTGTATGTGATTCCAGtgggattgttttgtttttcccatgATCAGCATGCATGGATATCCAATGTGCTTGTGTCTTGTCTTCAAGAAGAATAACAAGCCTCAGATTGATCTAAGGTACTTTGTTTCTGACAACCTGTTAGCCTAATCATCACTAATAAGGAGAACAATGTCGCAAATTCACTAATTACAGCATAACTATGAGAGTTTTAGAATTCGGGATCTGTTTGCCTCTCtgacagagagaggaagaaagaaaaaacgagTTTTGGAATCATGTTTTTGTGCAAATGCATGAATCTCCGCGGGTATGAGGAAGTGGGGAGGGAACATCAGCCTAAGTTTAAGCAGTTCTGCAATTGGCTGAGCGCACCAGGAAGTCCGGCCGCTCCGAATCTGTCATCTGACTTTGACGCAGGCACTCCCGCTTCCGGAAAGTAAACTGCAACCGCGGAAAAAGCGAAACATGGCTCCCAAACTTGAACTTCCAAGCGCCGCGTTGATGGTCGGGCTGTTGTTTTTCTCCCTGATCCCCCCGGCAGAGGCTTACGATGCCGGGGACGGTCTGGCCCTGCTGCTGTGCACCATCCTCACGGTGGTGGGTTTCTGTGCCTGCCTCGGCTGGTACGCGCGGAGGCGGAACGGACAGCTGTGACGCTGACGAGACGGGATTCTCCAGCTGCTACCTGCTACCAACCACCACATTATAATACCAATTTTGCGTGATCACTCGTGGACTTTTGTGGCACAGGCTTTGTGTCTTAAAGACTGATAAGAAACGTGCCTTACTGGGATTAATGCGGAAAGTTCAACGAGGACCACGCGGAGTTGAAGAAGGTGGAGCGTAACATCCAGGAAGCAAACAGGAACTGTTGCTCGTTGCACTGCTGACATGATTATTATTAATGAGCAAAAACACTGTTGCCTTCCCTATGAACAGACTTCTGCAGCTGTAGCAGGCTCCCTAAGATGCCCACACTATGTACATTTTCGCGCATATTTTCCATCTGTCGAGGCGATTTCCTGACGCGTTGCGCTTATAGTGACTGTCACTGTTGGAAGCGCAGTGTCACATGATTGGAGtgtgttttgcagttttgtcaCTGTTGCTAATTAAACATGTAGAATAAACGCGACACTTAACAACTTATGTTCGTGTGTGGAGACGGTGCTTCATTGCATTCAGGTTGAACAGATCCTCCACTAAATGAACCGGTTAGCAGATCGGAGAGTAAACATTGCAATCTGTCGTCTGCAGCCTGTATTACTGCTCTGGCGTGCCTGTCACTCCATGCTGTAACATATATTTGAAGTGTGTTGAAAGTTTAGTGCAGGGATGTTAAATACAAGGCCCAGGGGAGCAGAGTTGGCCCAGCAAAGGCTTCAATCTTCATAGATTTTGGacttatatttgtatttttagaagttttacagcttttcctacttGTAGAAAACTCCCAAATGACCTTCCATGTGACACCAAGTAATTAAATGTACTATAGAAATTTTAGTGGGTCAACAGTAACAATGGAAGTCCAAAGAGtcatgctgacagatttctttatCATGAAGAAAAACTGTGGCATGCTGTTGAAAACTGCCCCTTAATTTTCATATATGAAGATATGtacactataaataaaatgaggcTGATTGTTTATGTAGTATGTCACACCATCAGTCCATTTTctacccaggaccttcttgttgTGACAATGCTAACCACCATGACACCTCTTATAATAATATATAGcattatgtgtgtatatatatattaaattcATTTTGGAATAAACTAGTGATGTAAACTAGCTTTACCACCGTATACAGCCAACAGTTTAAATTATTAGGTTATTAAATTAGTTTAttatgcagtgaaatgggacctTATAAAAATGAATGCCCTTTAGCAAATGTCATTAATTTCTTTTAAAGGCAAGAAGTAAACTTTGCCTGTAGCTTAATCTAAATATGTCCATGTAGTAATGGTAGATAAGTTACCACACGTGTGATGTGTGGTTTAAAGGAAATGTGACTGCTCcataaagggttaaaaactCCCCCCACTCCACAGATATCCCTATTGTACAGAGTTTGTATCAGTTACCAATAGCAACATGCTTCCTTTATGTTATGGTAATTATTCATTCATGATTCCAACACCAAGGATTTTTGTATGTTTGAAGCATGCAAGTATGTAAGTCTCCAGCTGTGCACAATATTCAGTTGTAAGACTTCTCATGGCATCACATGTCCCCATACATGGTTGAGAAATCAAATATCCTATGAATTTATCATGCTCCCTCAGTGAGGATGACGACCACTGCAAAGCTGCACTGTGTCTGCAAACAGGATCAAGCAATGCTGTGGTCTGAATCCAGAAAAGGGTCAAATTgggttgaaattaaaataataagaattaaaaacaaaaaagaaaaaaaaaccctggtgcattttattatttttttacgtAAAAAACACGTTTTATTCTAAAGAAGCTGATGTGAATTAATCCTTAAAAAAAGAATCTAGTTTAGTAGACACTTGACGATCCGTTACTCTGCGCGTTACCAGGGGAACCCGCCTGGCGggggaggggagaggagaggagggggggtAGCTGTGGCTGTAACGCGTTAccggccagcagcagcagcaggcaccGCTGAGCAGATGTTACCGTGAGAGAGAGACGCTGTTaaccgccgccgccgctgctgcAACAAGAGACAAGACGCGTCTTGGATCACAAATAGGGGATGCAGGGCGCATGCGCAGTGGGTTCCGTTTACTGTAGGATATTCACGGTGGAGGCAGAAAAAAAGGGGGCAGGCAACAAAGCAGGCTTTTTAAAACGGCGAAAAGCACGATTTGTGCAATGTAAATAGCGATCAGGAGGGACACGAAATTGGATTGTCAACAGGTAGGGTTTTGGTTGATCTTATGGTCGACTGTCTCTCTCGTtctctcatcttttttttctcttttggccTTGTCTTGTGTGGTGGATGCGATTCCAGCCAAACCATAGCGGAGACTTGGAAATTATTCTAGTATAATGGACATGCGGATCCGCTACACCGTTGTGCTTCATCCGGCCGACTGGGACGCAAAGGCGATTATTTAATTCTGCTCCGTGTTTAACTAAATTCTATCGGATTCAAACGCGcatttaaaaagagagagaccaCTCGACTCACGGAGGACACATTTAAATGCGTAAGTAGACACAAGCGTACTTATTAACGAAATGGAGCATATGTTATGCAATTTTTCCCCcaccaaatatatatatacatatggaATTGAGCTCgccataatattttttttttaccaacggGCTTTGTTAGTGCCATTTTACCCATCCTTTTTTCAACCCAGCCCTACTGATTATCGCATCCGCGCATTGCAAAAAGAATTACGCCGATGTGGCTCACAGAGCGGGTGTTACGCGTTATGTTCGCTTAACTCTTTGTAATTAGTAACATAAAGGATGAtctgggggaaaaaatggaGGCTGGCTCCATAGAAGCCCTAATGAGAACACCGCTTATTAACGTTAGACCCGTTAATCCAGTTAACCTTTAGTcagacaagaaagaaaaaaaagggaggggggggggggggcgcttTATCGCGTACTGTATGCACCCTTTACCAGTCGATTTACCACAACGCATAAAGGGTTGGGGTGAGTTTATTCGAGGCATCCACCGATCCAGGGAGCCTTCCTCTCTTCTGTAGGGTGTGATCAAGAAGAGCTTATTTTTGGACTGCATTTGTCTTAATGTTTCACAGTGcgctgaaaatgtaaaaaaagaaaaaaaaaatccaagccTAGatctgtttgcgtgtgtgtgtgtgtttgccactCGTTTATTTCCGACAGacgacagaaaaaaagaagaaaactcagTCGTTTGTTAATGAAGCCTCAACTGTGCTTTCTTGGCTTTGTGCTGCTTTTGTTCAGGAAGCGACGTGAAAGAATATTCTGTTAGTCTAACGCATTGATGCTTTAGTCGGATCGAGCTCGCTTACTGTCTGTGTGATTCTCAGTAGACAAAGTATTCAGGCTGAGGCAGAGTTCTGCACTGAGCCACTCAAAATGCTAAAAAGTAAATCATTAAATAATCGTCAGGGCAAAGGAAAATTATGTTCATGGGAGTATAAATGGTACAGGTGTAATTTAACTCTTGTATGGGACTGAATGTTGATGGGATGAACGTATTtttcagggattttttttttttaggtgtgATGAGACAAAGGAACAAAGGATGCCTTAGAGGAGAGGTTGCCTATACGCCTGGAAACCTCTTCAAAGCACACCGCCAAATGGATCTAACGCCTCCCCCTGCCACCTCTAGATCATGATACTTGGCTGAAGCTATTCCGCTATCTTTATGATCCCTCCTCCATCTATGGCGAACTATAGCCATGCAGGGGACCACAACATCTTGCAGAATGTCTCTCCTCTCACCACGTTCCTCAAACTGACCTCTCTGGGTTTTATCATTGGAGTCGGTGTGGTCGGAAACCTCCTGATCTCCATCCTGCTGGTCAAAGACAAGAGCCTGCACCGAGCGCCCTACTATTTCCTGTTGGACCTGTGCGCCTCTGACATCCTGCGCTCCGCCATCTGCTTCCCTTTTGTCTTCACCTCAGTCAAGAATGGGTCTGCCTGGACCTACG
This window encodes:
- the LOC111500831 gene encoding small integral membrane protein 30, with translation MAPKLELPSAALMVGLLFFSLIPPAEAYDAGDGLALLLCTILTVVGFCACLGWYARRRNGQL